The genomic stretch GGACCCGATGGAAGCGTTCCGGCAGAGCGGATATCTAGAGCGCATCTCGAAGGACCGGGCAGCGCGCCAGACGGCGAATGCATCCGCGTACGCCTAGCGGCCGCCTCGGCGAGGCGGCCCTACCGCCCTGGAGTCCCGCACGTTTAGAACGACGCTCAGCGCTGCTGCGACTGCGAAGATGATGAGCACCAGCGCGTCGACCACTCCAGGCGCCACCTCTAGACCGGTCAGGACCTCCACGAGGAGCTGCACGTAGGAGTTCGGATCGACGTGACCGAGCCGGGCCCGCACCTGCCAATGCCAGTCGGTGCACGGGCAATAGCCCCATCCGTACCAGATACCAAGCCCGAACCAAGAGAGTGCTGTGAGCGCGATCGTAAGCAGGTGCCAGCGGCGCGTGCGCCGCCAGATCCATCCGGTGCAGTTGAAGATGATCCAGCCAGTGTGGAAGAGGAAGAAGCCAACGTTCAGCGCTTCATACATGCGCCCTCACGTATGCGTCGTCCCCAGGCAGGTCTGACGGGCGGGGCTTCAGGGTCGCCGCGCGCTACGGGTGCGATACCAGAGGCAGAGGACGAAGCCGCCCCAGTTCAGCCCCAGCAGTAGCACCATCATCAACCAGGTTCGCCCGCTCACGGCTCACCCTCCGCGATCTCTCGCGTGCTCGTCTTGGCCATCCAGCGGTTGAAGGCCAGCAGCAGCAGGATGACGATGGTCCATTGGGCGACGCAGGTGCCGACGCTGGACGTGCGGAACGGGTTCCACCACCCCTCGGGGTCGTAGGTCACCGCCGCCTGATACATCCACCACGAGAACATGACGACGAACTCTGCAGGTACCAGGTACTTCAAAATCCACTCGAAGAGCGGGCCCACGCGAAAGCTGCCAGCGCCGACGTTGATCGACTGCTCGCGAAACTGGCGACTGCCCGAGAGCGTCACGCCCAGTGAGATGAACAGGCCGCTGATCATCAGGCCGACGCCCCACACCCAGTCCTGATTGCGGAACACGTCGAGGCTTATCGCCGAAGGGATCCCGCAAACGATGACGGCTGCGGTGACGATGGTGACCGCAGTTCGTCGAGCCATTCCACCGTCGATGAGGACGCGCGAGGCCAGCTCGATCATCGCGATGAGCGAGGAGAGCGCTGCACAGAAGAGGGCGACGAAGAAGACCGGCAGGAACAGCGCACCACCGGGCATGCGCTCGAAGACCTGCGGAATCCAGACGAACATCAGCCCCTCGTTGCCAGCGGCCATCGCGGCTTGTGCATCGGCGAGCGGCAAGATGGCAAATGCTGCCGGCAGCACCGCCATCCCGGCCAGAAGCGACGCCGAGTTGTCTCCAAACCCGATCGTCGTCCCGCTCAGGACAACGTTCTCGTCGCGCCGGAGGTAGATGCCGTAGGTGAGGATCAGCCCCCATCCCGCGCCAGTCGACCACGCGGACTGCGTGAGCGCTTCGAGCCACGTGCGGTAGCTCGAGAGGCTCGACAGGTCGGGGTTGAACATGAACTCGAGGCCGACCGTCGCGCCAGGCAGCGTCACGGCACGCAGCGCGGCCACGATGAGCAAGATAAAGAGCACGGGCACCAGAATCCGATTGGCGCGCTCGATGCCGCGCACGACGCCACGCTGAATGATCCAGCCTCCCACGAGCGCCGCCATCACGTGGAAGAAGATCGGCTGCCAGATCGAGGAGGCGTAGCGCTCCCAATACGCAGCCGGCTCGATGCCATGGAGCTGGCCGGTCATCGATGCAAGCGCGTACTTGAGGGTCCAGCCAGTCACCACCGAGTAATAGAACAGAATCATGATGGTGACGACACCGACGAAGCCGCCCATCCAGGCAAAGCGGTCCCCCGCCAGGCGGGCGAAGCTCCCCACCGTGCCGCGGCGCGTGGTGCGCCCGATGGAGAGCTCCGCGATGAGCAGAGGGAGCGACCAGATGAAGAGGAAGATGAACCAGGGAATCAGGAACGCCGCCCCGCCGTTTTGCGCGGCGATGCGTGGAAAGCGCCACAGATTCCCTGTTCCGACCGCCATGCCGAGACCGGCAAGGATGACGGCCCAGTGCGATGAGAAGACCTCTCGCGGTGCCATTGGATGGCAATCACTTCACGACGAGCGTCCCCTTCATCCCGGCCGCGAAGTGACCGGGGAACGTGCAGACGAAGGGGTACTCGCCCGGCTCGTCCGGCACGCTGAAGGTCACCTCGACTGTCTCGCCGTTTCCAGCGAGCGTTGTCGCTGCGATCACCTGTTCCTTCATCTCGGGAGCGATGAAGTCGGTATCCCGCGCGGTCATCCCGGCGTTCACGAACTCCATCGGGTCGGTTGCGAGCTGAAGCACGACCACGTTGTGTGCCATCGCGATCTTCGGCATCGTGCCCTTGGAGGTCAGCTGGATGCGCAGCTCCTCTCCCGCCTCCGCCTCGATCGTGCTGAGGCTGTACTTCATGTCATCGGTGCCCACGATCTCGATCGTGCGCGCCGCCGCATCTTGAGCCCGTGCGGTCAGGCCGGTAGAGATGAGTGAGAGTGACGCGAGAGCGAATGACACGAACCAATAGAAACGCATGAATACTCCGTCGGAAAGCGCCGTTTCCCGTTTCCTGAAAAACGGCAGTTGTTGTCTCCTTGCCCAGCTTAACCAGGCCATTCGAGCGCTTCGGGAATCGTCTCCCTCCGATGGATGGTGACCCAGTATTCCACTTCGACGTGTGTCGCGGCGGGAAGCCAGCGGAATGTGGGCACATCGAACATCCGGCCACGCTCGATCATGGCACGCCGAGGCTCCGGCATGGGAGAAACACCGAACTCCATGCCACGAGCCACTGTCTTGCCGCTCCAGGGCGCGTGTGAGCGACTGCAGTTTTCCTCCCAAATGCCCAGCCACGGAAAGTCCCGGCGCCGCCAGACG from Luteitalea sp. encodes the following:
- a CDS encoding DUF2784 family protein produces the protein MYEALNVGFFLFHTGWIIFNCTGWIWRRTRRWHLLTIALTALSWFGLGIWYGWGYCPCTDWHWQVRARLGHVDPNSYVQLLVEVLTGLEVAPGVVDALVLIIFAVAAALSVVLNVRDSRAVGPPRRGGR
- a CDS encoding sodium-dependent transporter, with amino-acid sequence MAPREVFSSHWAVILAGLGMAVGTGNLWRFPRIAAQNGGAAFLIPWFIFLFIWSLPLLIAELSIGRTTRRGTVGSFARLAGDRFAWMGGFVGVVTIMILFYYSVVTGWTLKYALASMTGQLHGIEPAAYWERYASSIWQPIFFHVMAALVGGWIIQRGVVRGIERANRILVPVLFILLIVAALRAVTLPGATVGLEFMFNPDLSSLSSYRTWLEALTQSAWSTGAGWGLILTYGIYLRRDENVVLSGTTIGFGDNSASLLAGMAVLPAAFAILPLADAQAAMAAGNEGLMFVWIPQVFERMPGGALFLPVFFVALFCAALSSLIAMIELASRVLIDGGMARRTAVTIVTAAVIVCGIPSAISLDVFRNQDWVWGVGLMISGLFISLGVTLSGSRQFREQSINVGAGSFRVGPLFEWILKYLVPAEFVVMFSWWMYQAAVTYDPEGWWNPFRTSSVGTCVAQWTIVILLLLAFNRWMAKTSTREIAEGEP
- a CDS encoding azurin, with amino-acid sequence MAWLSWARRQQLPFFRKRETALSDGVFMRFYWFVSFALASLSLISTGLTARAQDAAARTIEIVGTDDMKYSLSTIEAEAGEELRIQLTSKGTMPKIAMAHNVVVLQLATDPMEFVNAGMTARDTDFIAPEMKEQVIAATTLAGNGETVEVTFSVPDEPGEYPFVCTFPGHFAAGMKGTLVVK